The Miscanthus floridulus cultivar M001 unplaced genomic scaffold, ASM1932011v1 os_1756_1_2, whole genome shotgun sequence genome window below encodes:
- the LOC136534286 gene encoding DDT domain-containing protein PTM-like yields MGAEPRREGSDRTPADASPAAPDSDEAMAGTAAGVAAAAAEETTAASEAAAAERGSDAETSASVPWVEADEAGAAGEQRPAAPQAEEVDEGGARGKEGLDGTAANGAVEGSIAGEVRDVDPVVSEQAGMEGDGGGAASKDYSAASTVSEANAGSVLGTSQDLAPVVSETKMEVDGGSVLEREGNAQEQDCTAAAVAIEVKMEEGDGGVVNQGTTAPAGGIQAKEEVGECLVGRYIGRSAPGHARILIGKVASYDSTAGVYSVVFEDGHTEESGLPQLREFLMSDDNGALGMKVSCRKRKLDLLVSSGSALEVKEPASTRQRVDGCEMPARPDELQHSASGSDMSEDVESSSNSSDFTREETSEPCPSVQAVELPPSSGDIPVPEESISSLFSVYNFLRSFSVQLFLSPFGLDDFVAAINCSVQNNLLDAVHVSLLQALRRHLESKSAEGSRQASDCLKYLDWTLLDALTWPNFLLEYLYVMRSIKNLGGKSFGRSLLVAEYYKLPVAMKLRVLQILCDDVNESEELKTELENRVGYNEEMEYEIESSVFQEAASRGVSTRAAKASAYKNTNDFQNLENAPNVTNPETAVAVLSQDGNSDDCQICGMDGTLVCCDGCPWAYHSRCIGQNKAFLPQGDWFCPECVVNKLGPTSSRIERGARGAQMFGIDTCGRLFLGTCNYLLVIETASDAESYARYYNQYDVAKVLQRLAVSDAYVDICRQIKDYWKHLLGIIHSERSATGKEVGVNHTPRSSMLNSIPIKAGDGSVRTTLKDGGDRETAALPQTNVQQKFVANQSAVCSAESLEEQKCKSSFGAVIEKNAEVCKQTVSAQNNVHNAHRNGAFGPPVVSSISHQNGPIVTGVSNIAQAQLAQSIFHPDSSTVSATAGLFCPSSQGKHHLQLFPERSGNMSGGKAAKLSSFKPQAYMNLYNHGNIAASAAANLAVITSDEGKVSASQLTAKPRKKMAADNALQLKAFSSAATQFLWPSTEKKLMEVPRDRCGWCIACRSSASGTKKACFLNMATTNASKCSARILSAMRVIKNSDSHFPSIVAYLANMEESLRGLLVGSLQDMQQKKRWHQQLQEASNCRTVIPLLLELESNIRGVAFSASWLKPIDDWPVESPGPSTGASRPAQYQKRGVGGRRGRRRSLASESGTATDEDNSWTWWTGGNISKRTLQRGALLHSTIRKAARQGGKQRIAGLSYHEGSNFPRRSRQFVWRGCVGMSQTSSQLALQVRYLDAHIRWKEFIPPDQIPSDGKSSDTDFSALRNAVVCDKKIIDNKIRYALKFRNQKHLPVRVTKNILESEGDQDENSKLWFSENHVPLYMLREFEQHTSLPTPGISDSNCFTNLYPRRVKASAEDVFSYLFHKGEVYPCTSCKKDVLYRDIVKCSTCQGNCHKDCTSNSVVNKGSSATSSLICKLCLQKRNLMLTSYNTNTSYFRPQQKSNGQQPVTAPRIVFKVSSSHSGEPAPKVEAQLVAKVKAQPFAKVEAQPTMNVKTQPVVNVKTQPFAKVEAQPIMNEKAQPLAKVANQSITSVQALPKTKAKKSKSEKEKKPKKVQAITYFGLVWKKNKSDKDDGSEFRANDVILKSKDSIGSSIRPTCCLCDKAYSPDFLYVRCEKCRNWFHGDALQLDEERIGELVAYRCCRCRRRAIPHCPHSDGYTKPEPELSEQTVATSSQSTMLSSEETFALADQDPLLASYGIVEPIGDDTMDIDLSMNMASFGPGSNQKLSIRRAQANRSEYLDQAGRPVNEYNIQNHPPGNGNINFSHTNGISFSEADSVDASELLGWVFSQGVAYATPPDFTADHQSNDTSCGSFGMDEYEPQTYFSFTELLEADDTQLDNAFGMSAGLQGDGNGTGSFVQQGVGFDELSFIVEDGASNMNFPTNDPTPDEVACNKCMSTQPPPDLKCAVCDLHIHRQCSPWDQGEELVDSSNWSCGGCREWR; encoded by the exons ATGGGCGCCGAGCCCCGCCGGGAGGGTTCCGATCGGACGCCAGCCGACGCCTCCCCCGCGGCGCCGGACAGTGACGAGGCGATGGCGGGGACGGCCGCTggcgtcgctgctgctgctgcggaggAGACTACCGCGGCCagtgaggcggcggcggcggagcgtgGGAGTGATGCGGAGACCTCGGCGAGCGTGCCGTGGGTGGAGGCTGACGAAGCCGGCGCTGCGGGCGAGCAGCGTCCTGCGGCGCCTCAAGCGGAGGAGGTTGATGAGGGTGGAGCCAGGGGCAAGGAGGGGCTTGATGGTACTGCAGCGAATGGGGCAGTTGAGGGCAGCATTGCGGGGGAAGTGCGAGATGTGGATCCTGTGGTATCTGAACAAGCGGGGATGGAGGGGGATGGGGGTGGTGCTGCGAGCAAAGACTACTCCGCGGCCTCTACTGTGAGTGAGGCGAATGCGGGGAGCGTTCTGGGGACATCGCAAGATTTGGCTCCCGTGGTGTCTGAAACGAAGATGGAGGTGGATGGCGGCTCTGTTCTGGAACGAGAGGGCAATGCTCAGGAACAGGATTGCACTGCGGCGGCTGTGGCAATCGAGGTTAAGATGGAGGAAGGTGATGGCGGGGTGGTGAATCAGGGGACTACCGCACCTGCTGGGGGCATTCAGGCGAAAGAGGAGGTGGGGGAATGCTTGGTGGGCCGCTACATTGGCCGGAGCGCTCCTGGGCACGCGAGGATTCTTATTGGGAAGGTTGCATCCTATGATAGCACGGCTGGGGTCTACAGCGTGGTGTTTGAGGACGGACATACCGAGGAGTCGGGGCTTCCTCAGCTCCGGGAGTTTCTCATGTCGGATGATAATGGTGCGTTAGGCATGAAGGTGAGCTGCAGGAAGAGGAAGCTAGACTTGCTGGTTTCATCAGGGAGTGCCTTGGAGGTCAAAGAGCCAGCAAGTACTAGGCAGAGGGTTGATGGATGTGAGATGCCTGCCAGGCCTGATGAGCTGCAGCATAGCGCGTCTGGCTCAGATATGTCTGAGGATGTTGAATCTTCGAGTAATTCATCGGATTTCACTAGAGAAGAAACATCTGAGCCATGCCCTTCTGTACAGGCTGTGGAGTTGCCTCCGTCGTCAGGAGATATTCCTGTGCCAGAAGAGTCCATAAGTTCTCTCTTCTCTGTTTATAACTTCCTGCGGTCGTTCAGTGTGCAGCTGTTCCTGAGTCCATTTGGGCTGGACGATTTTGTTGCGGCCATTAATTGCAGCGTGCAGAATAACTTGTTGGATGCTGTGCATGTCTCGCTACTGCAGGCACTGAGGCGGCATCTTGAATCTAAATCTGCTGAAGGATCTCGACAGGCTTCAGATTGCCTGAA GTACCTGGATTGGACATTACTAGATGCATTGACATGGCCTAATTTCTTACTGGAGTACCTGTATGTGATGCGTTCCATTAAAAATCTAGGGGGGAAGAGTTTTGGTAGAAGCCTCCTAGTTGCCGAATACTATAAACTTCCTGTTGCCATGAAGTTGAGGGTGCTGCAAATACTCTGCGATGATGTGAATGAATCAGAAGAACTCAAAACTGAACTGGAAAATCGAGTAGGCTACAATGAGGAGATGGAATATGAGATAGAATCCAGCGTCTTTCAGGAGGCTGCTTCAAGAGGAGTCTCAACTAGAGCTGCAAAGGCCTCAGCTTACAAAAATACGAATGATTTCCAGAATCTCGAAAATGCTCCAAATGTAACAAATCCAGAAACTGCTGTAGCAGTACTGTCCCAGGATGGCAATAGTGATGATTGCCAAATATGTGGAATGGATGGAACTTTGGTATGCTGTGATGGCTGCCCATGGGCATATCATTCGAGATGTATTGGTCAAAACAAAGCTTTCCTTCCTCAGGGCGATTGGTTCTGTCCAGAATGTGTGGTTAACAAGCTTGGACCAACTTCTTCAAGAATTGAGCGTGGTGCAAGAGGAGCTCAAATGTTTGGCATTGATACATGTGGGAGACTATTCTTAGGAACCTGCAACTATTTGCTGGT GATTGAAACAGCTTCGGATGCAGAGTCTTATGCAAGATATTACAATCAGTATGATGTTGCCAAGGTCCTCCAAAGACTTGCTGTCTCAGATGCATATGTGGACATATGCAGGCAAATAAAGGACTACTGGAAGCATTTACTAGGTATAATTCATAGTGAGAGATCAGCAACAGGTAAAGAAGTTGGTGTGAACCATACTCCAAGGTCCAGTATGTTGAATTCTATTCCAATAAAAGCAGGAGATGGAAGTGTCCGGACAACTTTAAAAGATGGCGGGGACAGAGAAACAGCAGCGCTTCCTCAAACAAATGTGCAGCAGAAATTTGTGGCTAATCAGAGCGCAGTTTGCTCAGCCGAAAGCCTGGAGGAACAAAAATGCAAGTCAAGCTTTGGTGCTGTCATCGAGAAGAATGCTGAAGTTTGCAAGCAAACTGTGTCAGCTCAGAATAACGTACATAATGCACACAGAAATGGAGCTTTTGGACCACCTGTGGTATCCTCAATTTCTCATCAGAATGGACCCATTGTAACAGGTGTGTCTAACATAGCACAGGCGCAGCTAGCTCAGAGTATATTCCATCCAGACTCATCCACTGTTTCTGCGACGGCAGGATTGTTTTGTCCATCTTCTCAAGGTAAACACCACCTTCAGCTGTTTCCTGAAAGATCTGGAAACATGAGTGGTGGCAAGGCAGCAAAATTATCTTCTTTTAAACCACAAGCTTACATGAATCTCTACAATCATGGCAACATTGCAGCATCTGCTGCTGCCAATCTAGCTGTTATTACATCCGATGAAGGTAAAGTTTCAGCATCCCAACTGACTGCAAAACCAAGGAAGAAAATGGCTGCAGACAATGCTCTACAATTGAAAGCATTTTCTTCAGCAGCCACACAATTTCTTTGGCCAAGTACCGAAAAGAAGCTTATGGAAGTCCCAAGAGATAGATGTGGTTGGTGCATTGCTTGTAGAAGTTCGGCGAGTGGAACAAAAAAGGCTTGTTTTCTTAACATGGCCACCACAAATGCTTCTAAATGCTCTGCTCGAATTCTTAGTGCCATGCGCGTCATAAAAAATTCTGATAGCCATTTTCCTAGTATTGTTGCTTATTTAGCCAACATGGAGGAAAGTTTGCGTGGCCTCTTGGTTGGTTCACTACAAGACATGCAGCAGAAAAAAAGGTGGCATCAACAACTACAAGAAGCTTCCAACTGCAGAACTGTAATACCCCTCTTGCTTGAG TTGGAAAGCAACATCCGTGGAGTAGCATTTTCTGCAAGCTGGTTGAAGCCAATAGACGATTGGCCTGTGGAATCTCCTGGTCCATCAACGGGAGCATCTCGTCCTGCACAGTACCAAAAACGTGGGGTTGGTGGAAGGCGTGGCAGAAGACGTTCGTTGGCATCCGAATCTGGTACTGCTACTGATGAGGACAACAGCTGGACTTGGTGGACTGGAGGAAATATTTCAAAACGTACTTTGCAGAGGGGGGCTCTTCTACATTCAACCATAAGAAAAGCTGCTCGCCAAG GTGGTAAACAGAGGATAGCAGGTTTATCTTACCATGAAGGTTCCAATTTTCCAAGACGATCTCGGCAGTTTGTCTGGAGAGGATGTGTTGGAATGAGCCAGACTTCATCTCAACTTGCTTTGCAG GTTAGATATCTTGATGCCCACATCAGATGGAAGGAATTCATCCCTCCAGATCAAATTCCTTCAGATGGAAAAAGTTCTGATACAGACTTTTCTGCTCTCAGAAATGCTGTAGTCTGTGATAAAAAAATAATCGATAACAAGATAAGATACGCACTTAAGTTTCGCAATCAAAAGCATCTTCCTGTGCGCGTGACAAAAAATATCTTGGAATCTGAAGGTGATCAGGATGAAAATAGCAAATTGTGGTTTTCTGAAAACCATGTGCCATTGTACATGTTGCGAGAATTTGAGCAGCACACCTCCCTGCCTACCCCAGGAATTTCGGACTCTAACTGTTTTACCAATTTATACCCAAGGCGAGTAAAAGCATCTGCTGAAGATgtcttttcttatctttttcaCAAAGGAGAAGTCTATCCCTGCACCTCATGCAAGAAGGATGTTCTCTACAG GGATATTGTTAAATGCAGCACTTGTCAAG GTAATTGTCATAAAGACTGTACATCAAATTCTGTTGTTAACAAAGGAAGCAGTGCTACTTCCAGTTTGATATGCAAGTTATGCCTCCAGAAGCGGAATCTTATGCTTACTAGTTACAATACAAATACAAGTTATTTCCGGCCTCAACAGAAGAGTAATGGCCAACAACCAGTGACTGCTCCCAGAATTGTGTTTAAGGTTAGTTCTTCCCATTCCGGTGAACCTGCCCCCAAAGTCGAAGCCCAGCTAGTTGCAAAGGTTAAAGCCCAGCCATTTGCGAAGGTGGAAGCTCAGCCAACTATGAATGTGAAAACCCAGCCAGTTGTGAACGTGAAAACACAGCCATTTGCAAAGGTGGAAGCTCAGCCAATTATGAATGAGAAAGCCCAGCCACTCGCAAAGGTGGCAAATCAGAGTATCACTAGTGTCCAAGCTCTGCCAAAGACAAAAGCTAAAAAGTCAAagtcagaaaaagaaaagaaacctaAAAAAGTTCAAGCGATCACATATTTTGGTCTTGTATGGAAGAAAAATAAGAGCGACAAGGATGATGGAAGTGAGTTCAGGGCAAATGATGTAATCCTTAAAAGCAAGGATAGTATAGGTTCATCAATAAGACCAACATGTTGTCTCTGTGACAAAGCTTATTCTCCGGATTTCTTGTACGTACGCTGTGAGAAGTGCAGAA ATTGGTTTCATGGTGATGCCTTGCAACTTGATGAAGAAAGGATTGGTGAGTTGGTTGCATACCGGTGCTGTAGGTGCCGAAGGAGAGCCATACCGCACTGTCCTCATTCTGATGGTTATACAAAGCCTGAACCAGAATTAAGTGAGCAAACAGTTGCTACATCATCGCAGTCAACTATGCTATCTAGTGAGGAGACTTTTGCTTTAGCAGATCAGGACCCACTGCTTGCTTCTTATGGGATAGTTGAACCAATTGGGGATGATACAATGGACATTGATTTGTCAATGAACATGGCAAGCTTTGGCCCTGGAAGTAACCAGAAGCTGTCTATAAGAAGAGCACAAGCAAATAGATCTGAATACCTTGATCAAGCTGGTAGACCTGTGAATGAGTATAATATCCAGAATCATCCTCCAGGGAATGGAAACATCAATTTCAGCCATACGAATGGAATTTCATTTTCAGAGGCTGACAGCGTTGATGCTTCAGAGCTATTGGGGTGGGTTTTTTCACAAGGAGTTGCATATGCTACACCTCCTGATTTCACTGCTGATCACCAGTCGAATGACACTAGCTGTGGCAGCTTTGGGATGGACGAATATGAGCCCCAGACTTATTTCTCGTTCACCGAGCTACTTGAAGCCGATGATACGCAGCTTGACAATGCCTTTGGGATGTCTGCTGGTCTGCAAGGTGATGGCAATGGCACAGGAAGCTTTGTTCAACAAGgagttggttttgatgaattgtcTTTCATAGTAGAAGATGGAGCTTCAAATATGAACTTCCCAACAAATGACCCCACCCCTGATGAGGTAGCATGCAACAAGTGCATGAGTACTCAGCCACCACCTGATCTCAAATGTGCTGTCTGTGACCTGCACATACACAGGCAGTGCTCACCGTGGGACCAAGGTGAAGAGCTTGTTGACAGCAGCAATTGGAGTTGTGGTGGTTGCCGGGAGTGGCGATGA
- the LOC136534288 gene encoding uncharacterized protein: MRKLRGGGEKVGVLALEVAALMSRAARLWRALDADHLARLRGEGIRLEGVRRLVADDDAALLALALAEMASACRDLARDVSRLSARCADPLLRRFDALFAALVKRGGADGDPHGLRYAAAKKMDRKARKMQRLVAVTAHLCQELDVLAELEQQRRRQAHHRPRARGVKGAAAATATAGSSSQAECARRMARQRQEVERLRAASLWARTFDYAVRLLARSLFTIVARIIEVFDLEPVALLLSASSSVVVDDDSRASRLSWGTSFVQSMVYPSDAADAPRKMLLRARSGKVSATGAGDARRFVMSRSKSLRQQLSLRCPAAGKHLIGCVVMDPSRSPGRDGWIHADDAAHLPLSFSYVSSAGSAADDFSGGSGIISFHSQAAAAAAGGGDARRRPWTTTTTSVFHSSSRDVVTHPPESSLGAAALALHYANLIMFIEKLAASPLHICPDERDALYGMLTDRVRASLRERLRPAHAAPCDDPVLAAEWSDTVRRILAWLAPLAHNMVRWQAERNFEQRSVASGGDGATVLLLQTLHFADQRKTEAAVTELLVGLNYMWRHGTDLEAKVSLESAAGRR; the protein is encoded by the coding sequence ATGCGGAAGCTGAGGGGCGGCGGGGAGAAGGTGGGCGTGCTGGCCCTCGAGGTGGCGGCGCTCATGTCGCGCGCCGCGCGGCTGTGGCGCGCGCTGGACGCCGACCACCTCGCGCGGCTCCGCGGGGAAGGCATCCGCCTCGAGGGCGTGCGGCGGCTCGTGGCCGACGACGACGCCGCGCTCCTGGCGCTCGCGCTCGCCGAGATGGCCTCGGCCTGCCGCGACCTCGCCCGCGACGTGTCCCGCCTCTCCGCGCGCTGCGCCGACCCGCTGCTCCGCCGCTTCGACGCCCTCTTCGCCGCGCTCGTCAAGCGCGGCGGCGCAGACGGAGACCCGCACGGGCTGCGGTACGCCGCGGCCAAGAAGATGGACCGGAAGGCGCGCAAGATGCAGCGCCTGGTGGCTGTCACCGCGCACCTGTGCCAGGAGCTCGACGTGCTCGCTGAGCtcgagcagcagcggcggcggcaggcccACCACCGGCCGCGCGCCCGCGGCGTCAAGGGCgctgcggcggcgacggcgacggcggggaGCAGCAGCCAGGCCGAGTGCGCCCGCCgcatggccaggcagaggcaggaGGTGGAGCGGCTCCGCGCGGCGTCGCTCTGGGCGCGGACCTTCGACTACGCCGTGCGCCTGCTCGCCAGGTCGCTCTTCACCATCGTGGCCAGGATCATCGAGGTGTTCGACCTGGAGCCCGTGGCCCTGCTCCTCTCCGCCTCTTCCTCCGTGGTCGTGGACGACGACTCCAGGGCCTCGCGCCTGTCGTGGGGCACCTCGTTCGTCCAGTCCATGGTGTACCCTTCCGACGCCGCCGACGCTCCTCGGAAGATGCTGCTGCGTGCAAGGTCCGGCAAGGTTAGCGCCaccggcgctggcgacgcgcgtCGGTTCGTCATGTCCAGGAGCAAGAGCCTCAGGCAGCAGCTTAGCCTCAGGTGCCCGGCAGCCGGCAAGCACCTGATCGGCTGCGTCGTCATGGATCCCAGCAGGTCTCCGGGCAGGGACGGGTGGATCCACGCCGACGACGCGGCTCATCTCCCGCTGAGCTTCAGCTACGTGTCATCAGCCGGCAGCGCCGCCGACGACTTcagcggcggcagcggcatcATCAGCTTCCACTcccaagcggcggcggcggcggcaggcggcggcgacgcgaggaggaggccatggacgacaacgacgacgtcCGTGTTCCACTCCTCCTCGCGCGACGTGGTGACGCACCCGCCGGAGTCGTCCCTGGGCGCCGCGGCCCTGGCGCTGCACTACGCGAACCTCATCATGTTCATCGAGAAGCTCGCCGCGTCGCCGCTCCACATCTGCCCCGACGAGAGGGACGCGCTGTACGGCATGCTCACCGACAGGGTCCGGGCGTCCCTCAGGGAGCGGCTCAGGCCGGCGCATGCCGCGCCCTGCGACGACCCCGTGCTCGCCGCCGAGTGGTCGGACACGGTGCGGAGGATCCTGGCGTGGCTCGCGCCGCTCGCGCACAACATGGTCCGGTGGCAGGCCGAGAGGAACTTCGAACAGCGGAGCGTCGCGtccggcggcgacggcgccacCGTGCTGCTGCTGCAGACGCTCCACTTCGCGGACCAGAGGAAGACGGAGGCCGCCGTGACGGAGCTGCTCGTTGGCCTCAACTACATGTGGAGACATGGGACTGACCTCGAAGCCAAGGTCAGCTTGGAGTCTGCGGCGGGTCGGCGGTGA